The following nucleotide sequence is from Micromonospora sp. WMMD1120.
GACCGCGGCCGGGGCGCCCCGGTAGTGCTTCAGCAGCAGGTACTTGGCCATGTGCTTCTCCTTGGTGCGGTGGCGACCCTCTGTGGTCACGTTCACCTCGGGGACGGAGCCGATCGCCGGGTCTCGACATCGCTGCCCGGATTTTTTCCTCAGGCAGGTTAACCTCGGGTGAATCGTCCGGTGTTGCGGCATCCCGAGGTGGTGCCAAACTTGATTCGTTCCAGAATAGTGGGCTAGTGTTCCTACCCGTGACGACCGACTTCGAGGCGCAACTTCGGGCCGCCTCGTTGCGCGTGACCCGACCACGGTTGGCGGTGCTCGCGGCGCTGCGCGACCACCCGCACATCGCCACCGACGCGGTGATCGCGCTGGTCCGGGCCGATCACCCCACGATCTCCCACCAGGCCGTCTACGACGTGCTGCGGGTGCTCACCGACACGGGCCTGGTGCGACGCATCCAGCCCGCCGGGGCGATCGCCCGCTACGAGTCCCGCGTCGCGGACAACCACCACCACATCGTGTGCCGCTCCTGCGGCGCCATCGCCGACGTCGACTGCGCCGTCGGTCACGCCCCCTGTCTCACCGCCTCCGACGACCACGGCTTCGTGGTCGACGAGGCGGAGGTCGTCTACTGGGGCACCTGCCCCGACTGCGCGACCGCCCGCACGCCCCAGAGATCCGCAAGCTCGGAAGGAAGTTCATGAGCGACACCCAGGACAACGGCCCCGTCAGCGCGCAGGGTGTGGACCAGAAGGCAGCCGCCGGCTGCCCGGTCGCGCACGACTCGGTGACCGCCCACGGCAGCGAGAGCGAGAACCCGGCGATCGACTCGCCGACCCCGAAGACCGGTGGCCGCCCGCGCACCAACCGTGACTGGTGGCCCAACCAGCTCGACCTCTCGGTGCTGCACGCCCACTCGCCCAAGGGCAACCCGCTGGGCGCGGACTTCAGCTACGCCAGGGAGTTCGCCAAGCTCGACGTCGAGGCGCTCAAGCGGGACATCGTCGAGGTGCTCACCACCTCGCAGGACTGGTGGCCGGCCGACTTCGGGCACTACGGCGGCCTGATGATCCGGATGAGCTGGCACGCCGCCGGCACGTACCGGATCGAGGACGGCCGCGGCGGGGCGGGCGACGGCGGGCAGCGGTTCGCGCCGCTGAACAGCTGGCCGGACAACGCCAACCTGGACAAGGCCCGCCGGCTGCTCTGGCCGGTCAAGCAGAAGTACGGCCAGCAGATCTCCTGGGCCGACCTGCTCGTGCTCGCCGGCAACGTCGCCCTGGAGTCGATGGGCTTCAAGACCTTCGGCTTCGGCTTCGGTCGCGAGGACGTGTGGGAGCCGGAGGAGATCTTCTGGGGTCCGGAGGACACCTGGCTGGGCGACGAGCGCTACACCTCCGAGAAGGAGATGTCCGCAGGCGTCGGCTCGACCGAGATGGGCCTCATCTACGTCAACCCGGAGGGTCCCCGCGGCAACGCGGACCCGGCGGCGGCGGCGCACTTCATCCGTGAGACCTTCGGCCGGATGGCGATGAACGACGAGGAGACCGTCGCCCTCATCGCCGGTGGCCACACCTTCGGCAAGACCCACGGCGCCGGTGTCGCCGACAACCACGTCGGTCCCGAGCCGGAGGGCGCCCCGCTGGAGGCGCAGGGCCTGGGCTGGCTGAGCACCCACGGCAGCGGCAAGGGCGCCGACACGATCACCAGCGGTCTCGAGGTGACGTGGACCGACGTGCCGACGCAGTGGAGCAACCGCTTCTTCGAGATCCTGTTCGGCTACGAGTGGGAGCTGACCACCAGCCCGGGTGGCGCGAAGCAGTGGGTCGCCAAGGACGCCGAGGCCATCATCCCGGACCCGTTCGACCCGTCGAAGAAGTACAAGCCGACGATGCTCACGACCGACCTGTCGCTGCGCGTCGACCCGGCGTACGAGAAGATCTCGCGCCGCTTCCTGGAGAACCCGGACGAGTTCGCGCTGGCCTTCGCCAAGGCGTGGTACAAGCTGCTGCACCGCGACATGGGCCCGATCGAGCGCTTCCTCGGACCGTGGGTGGCGGAGCCGCAACTGTGGCAGGACCCGGTGCCGGCCGTCGACCACGAGCTGGTGGGTGACGCCGACGTCGCCGCCCTCAAGGCCAAGGTGCTCGAGTCCGGTCTCACCACGGCCCAGTTGGTCTCCACCGCCTGGGCGTCCGCCGCGAGCTTCCGCAACACCGACAAGCGCGGTGGCGCCAACGGCGCGCGGATCCGCCTGGAGCCGCAGCGCAGCTGGGAGGTCAACCAGCCGGAGCAGCTGGCGAGCGTGCTGAGCACGCTCGAGGGCATCCAGCAGGAGTTCAACGCCGCCGGTGGGGCGAAGATCTCGCTGGCCGACCTGATCGTGCTGGCCGGCTCGGCCGCGGTGGAGAAGGCGGCGCGCGACGCCGGTGTCGAGGTGACAGTGCCGTTCCGGCCGGGCCGCACCGACGCCAGCCAGGAGCAGACCGACGTGGAGTCGTTCCGGGTCCTGGAGCCGCGTGCCGACGGGTTCCGTAACTACCTGCGTCCGGGCGAGAAGACCCAGCCGGAGGTGCTGCTCATCGACCGCGCCTACATGCTCAACCTCAGCGCGCCCGAGATGACCGTCCTCGTCGGCGGTCTGCGCTCCCTCGGCGCCAACACCGGTGGCACCCAGCACGGGGTCCTCACCGACCGGCCGGGCGTGCTCACCAACGACTTCTTCGCCAACCTGCTGTCGCCGGGCACCCGGTGGGCCGCGTCGAAGACCGACGAGCACGTGTACGAGATCCGCGACCTGGCCACCGACGAGGTGAAGTGGACGGCCACCGCTGTCGACCTCATCTTCGGGTCCAACTCGCAGCTGCGGGCCCTCGCGGAGGTCTACGCCAGCCAGGACGGCCGGGACAAGTTCGTCACCGACTTCGTGGCCGCCTGGACCAAGGTCATGGAGCTGGACCGCTTCGACCTGGTCTGACAGGTTCCCACTGACGAGCCCCGGTCAACCCGACAGCGGTTGGCCGGGGCTCCGTCGGATCCGGCCGTCGGGCCTGGTGTGGGTGCCACCGCCAGGTTGCGACCACGTCGCGGTCGGCTATCGACGGATCTCGCCGTCGGCGGCTACCCTGTGGCACCCAGGAGAATCGATGTGAGGAGATGCGATGGCGCGTCGCACCGGCCGGCCTTCCTATCTGGTGGACAGGCCCGACACGCGTCAGCGCCGGACCCTGACTGTCGTGCTCGTCGCCGGCGCGGTCGCGCTGGTCGCCGCGCTGCTCGGTGGGTTGGTCGGGCACGCGATCGGGCAGCCGGACGCCACCGAGTCGACCATCGCGAGCCTCAAGGAGGCGGAGGCGAAGCGGGACAAGCAGCAGATCGCGGACCTGATCGGGACGGCCCGCCGGGTCCGTGACCAGGTCGCTCCCGTCCTCACCGCCATCGAGGAGGAGAAGACCTCCGGGCGGGCGCCGGACCCGGCCCAGGCCCGCCGTTGGCAGGAGACCATGCTCGAGGCGGCCAAGCCGTTCGCCGACCCGCCCTCGGGCACCACCGCGACGAACGTGGCGCGCGGCGGCCTGCGTGCGGCGGTCCAGCAGGCGTCGCTGGCCGCCGACGCGTACGCGCTGGCCGCCGGCGTTCCGGTGGCGCAGCGGGCGGCGTTGCTCGATCTCTGCGCCCGGCAGGCGACCGAGGCCGCGACGCTCTGGTCGGTCGCGGCGACCCAGCTCGACCAGATCAGCATCGACGCCGGCCACGGCCACCAGCACGTGTTCCTGGACACAGACCAGCACGAGGGAGCCCTGACCCCGGACGGTGCGGCCGAGGGAACCGGCGGCTAGGACCTGTTGCTACCCGAACGTCGGGTTTGCCCACGCCGGGTTCCCACCACGTCGGCGGAACCCCGGTCCCGCAGGCGAACCGACGGTCCGTCGTGATCTGGGTCTGGCACGGGGAATCGGGTAGCGTCGCCTCGCACAAGTCCACGCACCAACCTGGCTTCCCGCGATCAGGGGGGCCGAACCGGAGGGGCACAGCCGTGAGGTTCCCAACCGCCGTCCGTCAGGCCGGCCTCGTCGTGGCCGTCGCCGCCCTCGCCCTGACGGCGGGATGCGCCAAGAAGGACGACAGCGAGGTTCAGGCGAACGGGGTCAAGCTGGTCCAGGCCGGCAAGTTGACCGTCTGCACCCACCTGCCGTACCCCCCGTTCCAGTCGAAGGACGCCAGCGGCACGGTGACCGGCTTCGACGTCGAGGTCATGGACCTGGTCGCCAAGGAGCTGGGCGTCCAGCAGACGATCATCGACACTCCGTTCGAGGGCATCAAGTCCGGTCAGGACCTGAACACCGGCAAGTGCGACGCCGCCGCCGCGGGCATGACGATCACCGACGAGCGGCGAAAGGTGATGGACTTCTCCGACCCGTACTTCGACGCCACCCAGGCCATGCTGGTGAAGGCCGGCAAGCCGTACACGTCGCTCGACGACCTCCGGGGCAAGAAGGTCGGTGTCCAGGCGGCCACCACCGGTCGCGACTACGCCCGCAAGTTCGAGAAGGAGAAGGGCCTCCAACTCGTCGAGTTCGAGGACCTCGCCGCCGAGCAGCAGGCGCTCGCCAACGGCCAGGTCGAGGCCGCCATCAACGACCTGCCGGTCTGGACGGAATACCTCAAGAAGAACCCGGGCGGGTTCCAGGTGGCGGCCGAGTTCGACACCGGCGAGCAGTACGGCTTCTCGGTGAAGAAGGACGGCAACCCCGAGCTGCTCAAAAAGATCAACGAGGCGCTGGCCAAGGCCAAGCAGGACGGCACGTACAACACGATCTACGAGAAGTGGATCGGTAAGCGGCCGAGCGCCTGAGCACCGCGCAGTGACGCCTGGCGCGCGACCCGCGCGCCAGGCGTGTCGGTAAACCTCCGGGAAGGCAACGAGCGAACGTGAAGCTGCGACGCCGCCAGCGGGAGCGGCTGTCCCTCGGGCTCCAGTACCTGGTGTTCATCGCCGTCATCGCCGCGGTGCTCTTCGCCGCGGACTGGGGTCGCCTGAAGGACGCGTTCTTCCGGGTCGACATCATCGAGTCGATGTTCCCGGAGATCATCACCGTCGCGCTGCGCAACACGATCCTCTACACCCTCGGCGCGTTCGCCTTCGGTCTCGTGTTCGGCACCATCCTCGCGCTGATGCGGTTGTCCCGGGTGGCGCCGTACCGCTGGGTGGCGACCGCGTACATCGAGCTGTTCCGGGGTCTGCCCGCGCTGCTGGTGCTCTTCCTCGTCGGGTACGGCATCCCGATCGCCTTCCCCGAGCGGGAGATTCCGGGCGGGGTGTTCGGTTCGATCGCCATCGGTCTCGGTCTGACCGCCGCGGCGTACATGGCGGAGACCATCCGGGCCGGCATCCAGGCCGTCCCCAAGGGACAGATGGAGGCGGCCCGGACGCTCGGCATGTCGCACTTCACCGCGATGCGCACGATCGTCATCCCGCAGGCGTTCCGGATCGTGATCCCGCCGCTGACGAACGAGTTGATCCTGCTCACCAAGGACTCGTCGCTGGCGTACGTGCTGGGTGTCACGGCGCAGACCATCGAGGTGACCAAGTTCGGTCGGGACATGCTGAACGACCGGGTGAACGCCACTCCGCTGCTGGTCGCCGGTCTCGCCTACCTGATCATCACGCTGCCGCTGTCCCAGGTGGTACGACGCCTCGAACTCCGTTACGCCAAGGCTCGGTGACCCGCATGACGACCACGCCCAACCGCCCCGCGGTGGAGATCCGTGACCTGCACAAGTCCTTCGGGTCGTTGGAGGTGCTCAAGGGCATCGACTTCGAGGTCGGCCAGGGCGAGGTGGTCTGTGTCATCGGGCCGTCCGGCTCCGGCAAGTCGACGCTGCTGCGCTGCGTCGACCTGTTGGAGCAGCCGACGGCCGGCACGATCTGGGTGAACGGGGTCGAGATGACCGACCCGGACGTCGAGATCGACGCGGTCCGTCGGGGCATCGGCATGGTCTTCCAGTCGTTCAACCTGTTCCCGCACCTGACCGTCCTGAACAACCTCACCGTCGCGCAGCGCAAGGTGCTGCGACGTGGCCGCGCCGAGGCCGAGCGGATCGCGCGGGCCAACCTGGAGCGGGTCGGCCTGACCGACAAGGCCGATGTCTTCCCGGCGCAGCTCTCCGGCGGGCAGCAGCAGCGGGCGGCGATCGCCCGGTCGTTGTCGATGGAGCCGAAGCTGATGCTCTTCGACGAGCCGACCTCCGCGCTCGACCCGGAGCTGGTCGGCGACGTGCTCACCGTCATGCGCGCGCTGGCCGAGGACGGCATGACGATGATGGTGGTCACCCACGAGATGGCGTTCGCCCGTGACGTGGCCGACCGGGTGGTCTTCATGGACGGTGGTGTGGTGGTCGAGCAGGGGCCACCGCAGGAGGTGCTGGGCGCGCCGAAGCACGAACGGACCCGTGCGTTCCTCTCCCGGGTCCTCGACCCGACTCATGTCGCCCAACTCGGGCAGCCGGACCAGGCGCCGGAGCCGCCGCAGGCGCCCAGCCTGCCGACGGACGACCGCCACCAGCTCTGACGCACGAGACACCGCTGTGCGGCCGGGTTGCCGCATCGACGGCGGCCCGGCTGCTGTCTCCGTGTCAGCTCCATGTCAATCGACTGTCGTCGTGATGTCAAGGTAATCTTTCTGCAATCAGAGCTGTACTTTTGTCGATGGATTACATAAGTTGCTGTCATCCATCGAAAGTTCTGAGTCTTCCGAGCAAGCACGCGACGAGCCTCACCCTCGGTCGTGCCACCGCCCCTCACGCTCGGCGGTCGATGCACAGTGCCATCGTCGCGTCTTCGCCCGGTCGGGAACGGAGACCCATGGACGATCACGCCGTTGGCTCCCACCGCCACCTGTCCCGCCGATCACTGTTCGCCACCGGAGCGCTCGCCGCCGGGGCGATGGGCGCCGCCGCCCCGGCGATCGGCAGCGCCCTCGGAGGCAGCCCCGCCCGGGCCGCCGCGGGCGTCACCAAGAAGATCACCATCTACGCCGAGCAGTTGCCGGGCAACCTGTTCGGCTACGGCCTGGCGCCCGGCCAGGCCACCGTCCCCGGCCCGGTCCTCGAGATGTACGAGGGCGACACCCTGGAGATCACCCTGGTCAACACCACCGACCAGCGGCTGTCCATCCATCCGCACGGGGTGGACTACAGCACCGACTCCGACGGCAGCCCGTTCAACGCCTCGTTCAACAACCCCGGTGAGACACGGACGTACGTCTGGCGCTCGCACGAGATGGTGGCCGCCGCCGGCCGGCGGTACATGCCGGGCAGCGCGGGCTACTGGCACTACCACGATCACGCGATGGGCACCGACCACGGCACCGCCGGCGTCGCCAAGGGCCTCTACGGCGCGCTGATCGTCCGGCGGCGCGGCGACATCCTGCCGTCGAAGCAGTTCACCGCCGTGTTCCACGACATGACGATCAACAACCGGATGGCTCCGGCGACCCCGATGTTCGAGGCCAACCTGGGCGAGCGCGTCGAGTGGATCGCCATCGGCCACGGCAACCTGTTCCACACCTTCCACCTGCACGCGCACCGCTGGGCGGACAACCGCACCGGGATGCTGGAGGGGCCGAGCGACCCGAGCCTGGTCGTCGACAACAAGGACCTCAACCCGGGCAGCTCGTTCGGTTTCCAGGTGCTGGCCGGGGAGGGCGTCGGGCCCGGCGCGTGGATGTACCACTGCCACGTGCAGAGCCACTCCGACGGCGGCATGGCCGGCATCTTCCTGGTGCGCAACGCCGACGGCAGCATGCCGCCGGGCGCCGAGGAGGCGATCCACCGGTTCCAGGGCCACGCCCACACGCACGGAAGCTGACCGCACCGACAGTGGGGATCCGATGATGAGAACACCACGACGAACTCTCGCCGCGATAGCGGCCCTCGTGACACTGCTGCCGGCGACGAGCGCGGCGGCGGCGCCCCGACCGGCGGCCGCCCCGCAGGCGGCACCGCCAGCCCGGACGGCGGTCCTCGTGTTCCACGGCCCGGCGGCCGAGCAGCAGGACCCGGTTTCGCGCGCCGTCGACACCATCCGACAGCTTGCCGCCGGTCATGACATCGATGTCACGGCCACCACCGACCCGGCCACGTTCACCGCGGCCGCACTGTCGGCGTACCGCAGCGTGGTCTTTCTCTCCGCGACGGGCGCCGCGCTCAACCGCGACCAGGAGTCGGCGCTGCAGAGCTACGTCAAGGCCGGCGGCGGCTTCGTCGGCATCGCCGACGCGGCCCGCGCGCAGGTCGACTCCACCTGGTTCACCGGCCTGATCGGCGCCCGCCCGGCGGGCGCCATCCCGGTGGCCGAGCCGGTGGCGAAGGTGACCGCCAGCGGCGAGAACCCGCCGAACGAGACCAAGGAGAAGTTGACCGACGCGGACGCCAACACCAAGTGGTTGGTCCGCACCCCGACCGCCTGGGTGGCCTACGAGCTGGCCGCCGCCAAGCGGGTGACCGGGTACGCCCTGACGTCGGCCAACGACTCCTCCGGCCGCGACCCGAAGGACTGGACCCTGCAGGGCTCCACGGACGGTCAGAGCTGGACCGATCTGGACAAGCGCACCGGCCAGACCTTCCCGGACCGGTTCCAGACCCGCCGGTTCGACATCGCCACCCCGCAGGAGTTCACCCGCTACCGCCTGAACATCACCGCCAACAGTGGAGAGCCGCTGACCCAGCTCGCCGACCTGCGGCTGTTCACCGGCAGCACCACCGCCCCCGAACCGCCAGCGGTGAACCGCGCGGTGGTGAACATCCTGGACCGCAAGCACCCAGCCACCGCGTCGCTGCCGCTCACCCTGACCCGCTCCGACC
It contains:
- a CDS encoding Fur family transcriptional regulator translates to MTTDFEAQLRAASLRVTRPRLAVLAALRDHPHIATDAVIALVRADHPTISHQAVYDVLRVLTDTGLVRRIQPAGAIARYESRVADNHHHIVCRSCGAIADVDCAVGHAPCLTASDDHGFVVDEAEVVYWGTCPDCATARTPQRSASSEGSS
- the katG gene encoding catalase/peroxidase HPI → MSDTQDNGPVSAQGVDQKAAAGCPVAHDSVTAHGSESENPAIDSPTPKTGGRPRTNRDWWPNQLDLSVLHAHSPKGNPLGADFSYAREFAKLDVEALKRDIVEVLTTSQDWWPADFGHYGGLMIRMSWHAAGTYRIEDGRGGAGDGGQRFAPLNSWPDNANLDKARRLLWPVKQKYGQQISWADLLVLAGNVALESMGFKTFGFGFGREDVWEPEEIFWGPEDTWLGDERYTSEKEMSAGVGSTEMGLIYVNPEGPRGNADPAAAAHFIRETFGRMAMNDEETVALIAGGHTFGKTHGAGVADNHVGPEPEGAPLEAQGLGWLSTHGSGKGADTITSGLEVTWTDVPTQWSNRFFEILFGYEWELTTSPGGAKQWVAKDAEAIIPDPFDPSKKYKPTMLTTDLSLRVDPAYEKISRRFLENPDEFALAFAKAWYKLLHRDMGPIERFLGPWVAEPQLWQDPVPAVDHELVGDADVAALKAKVLESGLTTAQLVSTAWASAASFRNTDKRGGANGARIRLEPQRSWEVNQPEQLASVLSTLEGIQQEFNAAGGAKISLADLIVLAGSAAVEKAARDAGVEVTVPFRPGRTDASQEQTDVESFRVLEPRADGFRNYLRPGEKTQPEVLLIDRAYMLNLSAPEMTVLVGGLRSLGANTGGTQHGVLTDRPGVLTNDFFANLLSPGTRWAASKTDEHVYEIRDLATDEVKWTATAVDLIFGSNSQLRALAEVYASQDGRDKFVTDFVAAWTKVMELDRFDLV
- a CDS encoding basic amino acid ABC transporter substrate-binding protein, translated to MRFPTAVRQAGLVVAVAALALTAGCAKKDDSEVQANGVKLVQAGKLTVCTHLPYPPFQSKDASGTVTGFDVEVMDLVAKELGVQQTIIDTPFEGIKSGQDLNTGKCDAAAAGMTITDERRKVMDFSDPYFDATQAMLVKAGKPYTSLDDLRGKKVGVQAATTGRDYARKFEKEKGLQLVEFEDLAAEQQALANGQVEAAINDLPVWTEYLKKNPGGFQVAAEFDTGEQYGFSVKKDGNPELLKKINEALAKAKQDGTYNTIYEKWIGKRPSA
- a CDS encoding amino acid ABC transporter permease, with amino-acid sequence MKLRRRQRERLSLGLQYLVFIAVIAAVLFAADWGRLKDAFFRVDIIESMFPEIITVALRNTILYTLGAFAFGLVFGTILALMRLSRVAPYRWVATAYIELFRGLPALLVLFLVGYGIPIAFPEREIPGGVFGSIAIGLGLTAAAYMAETIRAGIQAVPKGQMEAARTLGMSHFTAMRTIVIPQAFRIVIPPLTNELILLTKDSSLAYVLGVTAQTIEVTKFGRDMLNDRVNATPLLVAGLAYLIITLPLSQVVRRLELRYAKAR
- a CDS encoding amino acid ABC transporter ATP-binding protein, which codes for MTTTPNRPAVEIRDLHKSFGSLEVLKGIDFEVGQGEVVCVIGPSGSGKSTLLRCVDLLEQPTAGTIWVNGVEMTDPDVEIDAVRRGIGMVFQSFNLFPHLTVLNNLTVAQRKVLRRGRAEAERIARANLERVGLTDKADVFPAQLSGGQQQRAAIARSLSMEPKLMLFDEPTSALDPELVGDVLTVMRALAEDGMTMMVVTHEMAFARDVADRVVFMDGGVVVEQGPPQEVLGAPKHERTRAFLSRVLDPTHVAQLGQPDQAPEPPQAPSLPTDDRHQL
- a CDS encoding multicopper oxidase domain-containing protein, with amino-acid sequence MDDHAVGSHRHLSRRSLFATGALAAGAMGAAAPAIGSALGGSPARAAAGVTKKITIYAEQLPGNLFGYGLAPGQATVPGPVLEMYEGDTLEITLVNTTDQRLSIHPHGVDYSTDSDGSPFNASFNNPGETRTYVWRSHEMVAAAGRRYMPGSAGYWHYHDHAMGTDHGTAGVAKGLYGALIVRRRGDILPSKQFTAVFHDMTINNRMAPATPMFEANLGERVEWIAIGHGNLFHTFHLHAHRWADNRTGMLEGPSDPSLVVDNKDLNPGSSFGFQVLAGEGVGPGAWMYHCHVQSHSDGGMAGIFLVRNADGSMPPGAEEAIHRFQGHAHTHGS